In the Streptomyces sp. 3214.6 genome, TGCGATGGCGCGCATCCAACGTGCTTACGGAACACGCGGGCGAAGTGCTCCGGGTTAGCGAAACCGCAGCGCCTACCGACTTGAGATACTGGGTCATTGTCTACTGCGAGCAGATAGCAGGCAGCTTCGATGCGCAACTCGGTGAGGTATTGCAGAGGTGTCTTTCCGGTGGCTGCGGAAAAACGACGCAGGAAGTGGTACCGACTGAGTCCTGCTTCCTTGGCAAGCTGATCAAGCGTGATGCTCGAGGAGAAATTCGCGCTCATGAATGTGGTCACCGTTTGTAGCTGTTCCGGGCTGAGACCTCCGGTGCGCGGTGAGGCGTCGCGGCGTGGATGGAGTAGATATTCAGCCAGGTAGTGGGCTGCACTCTGGGCATAGCGCTCTCCTGCACCTGTCTTTCGGGCGTGAAGTAGGGCTTGCGCCATGGATGCGACATGTGGATCGAAGGTGCGCAGTGTCTGTAATTCCGAAACATCACGGACAGGAGCGGCGGTGTGCGTTTCCAGTGCCCGCTGAAGGACCTCTACGGAAAGCTGGATATAAACGACTTCGAATGGGAGACGTCTGGGCGGTGTCCTGCTGACCCGGATCAGGTTGTTGGGTGCGACCCGGCAGACCTCTCCAGGCCCGAGCGTGGTACGTAGCCAACCGTTATTCTCTCGACCTTCAATTTGACACACACCTCGTATTGGCGTGACGATGCCGAACCACTGATCCGGCAATTGGTACGTCCAGGTGCCGCTGTCGTGTCCAGCGGCTCGCTC is a window encoding:
- a CDS encoding helix-turn-helix domain-containing protein, with the protein product MIITLRDQSSRKLVVEERAAGHDSGTWTYQLPDQWFGIVTPIRGVCQIEGRENNGWLRTTLGPGEVCRVAPNNLIRVSRTPPRRLPFEVVYIQLSVEVLQRALETHTAAPVRDVSELQTLRTFDPHVASMAQALLHARKTGAGERYAQSAAHYLAEYLLHPRRDASPRTGGLSPEQLQTVTTFMSANFSSSITLDQLAKEAGLSRYHFLRRFSAATGKTPLQYLTELRIEAACYLLAVDNDPVSQVGRRCGFANPEHFARVFRKHVGCAPSQYRQQGQRASSP